Below is a window of Christensenella minuta DNA.
AAAAGAAAGCATACAGGCTGACCTACAAGAACAACTTTGCAAAGATGAAAAAGGGTGCTTTATCCGAAGCGGAATTTGAGCGGTGGAAGAAAGAAGCAAAGAAGCTGAAAAAAGATGTGGAAAGCGGCGTGATGCCAGTGGAAGCGTTTCTCGACTGGCTCAAATATGGGGAGTGATCACATGGATAGGAAGGAAAACAAAGATAACCGTAAGGCAAAGAGAGGCGCACAGGGCGGCGGATCGATGCGCAAGCGTGCTGATGGTACTTGGGAAGCGCGTTACACCGTTGGACGCGATCCTGGCACTGGTAAACAGATTCAGAAGTCTGTTTATGGGAAAACGCAAACAGAGGTTCGCAAAAAGCTACGTCAGGTCACGACGGAAATAGATAACGGTATTTATATAGAGTCTGTCAAAATGATGTTTGGGCAGTGGCTTGATATTTGGTTGAAAGAGTACACGGGCAATCTAAAGCCGTTGACGCTGAAATCTTATGTTACGCAAATAGAAAAGCACATCAAGCCGTCACTGGGAGCGGTTAAGCTTCAAGCGCTAAATACACCAACAATACAAGCCTTTTACAACAAGGTTCATAGGGGAACAAATGATACAGTAGGTCTATCGGCGAAAACAATCAAAAATTTGCATGGTGTCGTTCATAAAGCGCTTTCACAAGCTATGGAAATTGGATATGTGAAGTTTAACGCTTCTGACGCCTGCAAGCTGCCCCGTGTCGAGAAAAAAGAAATCAAACCGCTTGAAAATGATGAAATGAGCGCATTTTTGCAAGCAATACAAGGACATCCATATGAAACGATCTATCTTGTCGATCTGTTTACAGGTTTACGGCAGTCAGAAATTCTTGGGCTGACGTGGGATTGCATCGACTTTGACAAAAGAACGATTTATGTGTACAGGCAGCTACAAAAAATACAGGGAGTTTATCAGTTCCTTCCGTTGAAAAACAATAAGGCGCGAACGATCTCTCCTGCATCTACTGTTATGCAAGCACTAAAAGCGCAGAGACTTCGGCAAAGTGAATGGCGCTTAAAAGCCGGAGCAGCTTGGCAGCCGTGGGAAGGGAATCAACTTGTGTTCACGAACGAAATCGGCGGACATCTTGCCCACTTTACGGTTTATAAGCACTATAAGAAGATTGTGCGTGATCTTAATATTCCAGATGCGCGGTTTCATGACCTGCGGCATACCTACGCAGTCGCTTCCCTGCAAGCGGGGGACGATGTGAAAACGGTGCAGGAAAATCTTGGACACCACACCGCCGCTTTCACACTCGATCAATACGGGCATGTTACAGAGCGTATGAAGAAGGAAAGTGCGGATCGGATGGAGAAGTTTATTCGTGAAATAAGAACAGAATAACCCGTTGCCGGTATCCAATTCAAATAGAAATAGTATTTACATTTTATTCCATTCGTTCTTCAGGACATATCCAAACTCCATATCATGCGCTGCAATGGCTGCTCTATTCACATCAATGATATCACTGAAATCTCTATCTTGGCCTCGAATACCTTTGCTGCGTAGCCCTGAAATGATACGTTCGGCAGTTTCTAACAAGATTATATGAGCGTCTTTCGTTTCTTCATAAGAGGTTCTGGATGACATTAAACATTGCATTCTTAAACTATTTAGATAATGTCTGTGCGCTTCTTTTTCACCATAATTTGATGACGATGGGAGCCCTTCACTAAATAACATCTCGCAGTATGGACTCATCATATCATAAGAAGGTTCCATATTTGACAAAATCCCCATACGTTTTGCAATATCTAAAAAGGGAATTTTATACTCTGATAAAGATTGTGGACAATAGTACCAAACTGCACGACGACTAATTTCATCATTCTCTAACGTTTCGAATAATTCAGGTTGAAACCATCTAACGTTCAAAAAATTTCCTGAAGCAATAGCATCACACTTCGCCAACGCAAGACATAACATTTGATGGCTAGCGTAGCCGACAATTACTTTTTTACCTAACCTTTTTACTCCAGCCACCAATGCCAACATATTCTTCATCCATAATGGTTGGTTAATCAAATAGAAACGCTCTGGATGTTCACAGACAAGGTAAACCCCATCAATGCCCCAAGTACCTACATACTGTATGATCATCTCAATTTGTTCGTCATCCATCATTACATCGCCAGAAAGCGCTATTGTTTGAATTAGTGGCATTTTAGGATCAACCCTTTTGGCATTGTCTACACGCTGCCGTTGACATTTATCCCAAATTGTATCTATTCGATGTGTGGTTGAAGACGGTAAGATATATTCTTCTGCACCGATAAGCTGATTAATGTCATACAGTCGTTCAATTGTTTTTAAACAATCGCCATTATCAACGCTTGTAAAGTCATCGGTAGGCCAATAATCATATTTTACTAAAGTTTTATGGTGTTTTCTGGGGAAATAAAGTTGTGGATCAAATAGCACTTTTCCGTTGCACTTTACCATTTCTTTGCTAAATTTGGATAAACTACCGGGAACCATATTTCTAGGGCTAATGATCACAGTAGTATCGTTATCCCAATATGAGGATAATTCTTTACAAAGAGCTTGCATGCCGTGTCCCATTTGAATATAAAAATCCATTTTACTACCTCCCCTTAATATTCAAAAGTGCTTTTTGCTGCATTCAGCCAACCTAATGCCTGATTTGCGCTATTTGGTCGCCGTGATGGATATTTTGCCATTAGCGAACTTAATAAAGCCATAAATTGTTTCTGCATATCACCCATCATAGAAAAAACAATAGGAGTTATAGTCTCTGTTCTCTGAAGCACTTCCATCGCATTTCCAGCTCCTTCGCGAAAGGGATTATGACCCGTTCCGTTATACATTCGTAGGTTACAACTCCAATCGAAAACAAATCGGTACGTGAGTCTATATTGCTCTTCAAATTGTTAAATTGTTCTGGGGCAGCATATCCCGGCGTGTGAGGACCAAACATTGCTTCTGTCTGTGTTAGAGAAGGTTGGCCCAATACGCGCGCTATTCCAAAGTCTAAGAAATAAACAATCCCATTATTATCAACAATTATATTTTCTGGTTTAATATCTCTATGAACAATATTTTCTTTTTCCAACTGTTCAATAAATGTTAAACCTTGCTCCAAAAATATCACAGCTTCTTTTAAATTAAGATAATCATTTCGTTGAATTTTAGCGCGAAGCAGTTCGCCATTAACCCTCTGCTCAACAATATAAAGCGTTTTTTCACCTTCTATTTCTAGATACCCAGTTTCAAATATTTTAGGCACATTATTAAAATTTTTATTAAGTCCTATATCGATTTCACGCTCTGACCGAGGATCGCCTACATTAAAATACAACTTTACCACGACGTTACCATATTTTGAACTTTCAGCCTTATATACTTGTTTTTGCCCACCACGCGCTAGAGGTGTAAAATCAAGATACTTTTTTTTGAAATTCTGAAAATTTTCCAATTTTATCTCCCTAATGAAAACTACTATTGCCTATCCATTCATTAAACAAAATAGATTGATAACTAGATGGCAGTGGTAACTTTTCAGCTTCAACTATTTTTCTAAATCCTTTATGGGTACAGTATAATCCTATTCCATGCTTCGAAAAACTTTTCACAGTAGAATTTTGTGGTCTAGAAGAATTTATGAGCGCATAAGACTGCGAAACGAACCAAGTATTTAGTAATGATTGTTCTGTAACCTTACCAATATCATTTAGCTTCGCTTCAATTGAGACTAATTTGCGAATGCTAAATGCTTCGCTTTTTTTTAAGGCATACCAACTTTTATTTTTATACTCAACTAATTTTGCATCCATCAACTTTTCCAAAGAACGCAAAGTATGTTTTTCGGGGAGCCTTAATGAATCAATTAAATCCTGCCCTATTACTTTTCCAATATGCAATAAATGAGCTAATACTTTCAAATCGTCTACGCCTAACTCTGTCCTTTCCTTTGTCCAACGATCTAGAATTGATGGGTGATAAGATGCAAAAACTACATCAGGAAATCCTGATACAACTCGTGGTTCCATAAAAATTGCAAGATTGTTCACCTTATTATCACGCAAAAATTTATTACAATAATAATCAACGAAAGACAAAACCAATTCACACTCGGCACCCTGAGTAGCATTCCGAGTGTAAAGTCCTATTCTTTCATTATCTTCTGTAAAGTAAGTTATGCGATTCATGTTGTAAGTCCCCCTTTTCATTATCATATCATAAAAATGTTTGGCTTGTAATATATTCGTAGTAAAACCTTTAAAATTCTCTAAAGGGTAAATTAAAGGGTAAAAATATCACAAAACGCAAAAGAACCGCTTTGTTAAGCGGTTCTTTTTGGCGGAGAAGGAGGGATTTGAACCCTCGCGCCGGTTACCCCAGCCTACTCCCTTAGCAGGGGAGCCCCTTCAGCCGTACTTGGGTACTTCTCCAACTGAACTGTGCCGCATCATTCACTTGTATGCCGGGCCGCTTCCCACCTTCCACCGATAAAAAATGGCGGAGAGAGTGGGATTTGAACCCACGGATGGGGTAAACCATCGCCGGTTTTCAAGACCGGTGCCTTAAACCAACTCGACCATCTCTCCATCCAAATACGCTTTAATAGTATAGCAAAACCAAAGGTGCGTTGTCAAGCGCAAATTGCACGGTTAAGGCATTTCAGGGCGCTTGGGGCAGGTCGCTGTCTATCAGGGACACGACCGCGCATATCTGGCCGGCTTGTTTAACGGCTCAAGAGAGATCGCCGCTGGCCAAACGCTTGCTCCTTTATTTATGTATGCGGCTCATATTCCTGTTTTTTATAATATTGGCAAAATTCAGTGCTTTCACTGCCTTTTCAAAATGTGGAGCACGGATAAAATTCTTGCCTGTATTCCTCCTTGTTTTCAGGAAAATCATCCCTGCAAAAGTCTTCCCGTGCTACAATTTAAGCCTCATAGCCGCCTCTTCGGTAATACCGTCGAACAACCGTGCAGTTCCATTTCATGTAATTTGCTATCCTTTTTTAACAACCCAGGTTCATATGCTTTTTGCAGTTTACAGGCTAATAACTCAGCATATTCGGTACTTCAGTCTATACCTTAAATTTTTTAGCACGGCATTTTAATGAACACAATAGGAACATTCCAAAATGGCTTAATAACGCAATTTTAATACAACACGACAAAGGCCGTCCCTATTCAGGGCGGCCCTTGATGTTGGCATCCTTTATTTAGGAGGCGGCCTGTATCGGCATTGCTGTGTTTGATAAGCTTCGGCTGGCCGTTTACATCCGTGCATTTGGCCGCGGACACTCTCCGGCGCTATGCTCCCCTTCCGGTGATTTCAAAGATTCAAATTATAGTTTTAGACCAGCATAATCTTCCGCATTTAAAGAACGGCAGGCCAGCGGCGTGCCGCGAAGCAAAGCTCCCATCGGTTCGTCCGCCTCAGTAGCCCGAATGACCGATATACTCCCCCACATTTTCCGTTGTGATTACCGGGCACTCGAGCTCGATATAGCCGGGGATTTCCTCCCCCTCCATCACCTTCACACCCGCGAATATCCCTGCGGGCATGGGGATGGGATAGGCCACCACCGCGTCGATATCCCCCGCCTGCACCGCGCCAAGCGCCGATTCCTGCGCGTCGATGCTCACGATGGGGATATCCCTCCCCGCCGCTTTTAGGGCTTGGATAATACCCATCGTCATGACGTCCGACTGGCTGAAGATCGCGTCGATATCGCCGTCATCCGGAAAGCGCTGCAGCAGGTCTTCCATCTCCCCGAGGCCGCGCGTCTGCAAAAAATCCGCGTACGGCGCGGCGATTACCTCGATTTGCGATCCCGCGATGCCCTGCGCGAAGCCGATGTGCCTGTCATTGGTGTTGGAAGCCGCCGGAGCGCCCTGTATCTCCACCACCTTTCCCTTGCCCCCGAGAAGCTCCACCATCGCTTCGCCCGCCTTTTGGCCGATCTTTACATCGTCTGCCTTGACCACGGATTCAAAGTCCGCGGGCACATAGCGATCCACGCATACCACGGGAATTCCCGCCTCTTTCAGCCGCTCGAAGGCGGGCACCATCGCTTCTTTTTCCACCGGGTCGATCACCAGCACGTCGATGCCCCGGGCAATGTAGTCGTCAATCAGCGCGCTTTGCGTAACCGGGTCCCCGTCGCCGTTGCCGATCACATAATCCATGTTGGGGAAATACTTTTCCAGTGTTTCCTCGGCCATGACCTTCGTGCCCCCGCCATAAGGGAAGCGCATGGACGAAACGATCACGCCCATCGTTCCGGTATATTCGCCGAGCGGCTTTTCGGGCACCAGCGTCCCTGCGGCGGTTTCGCTGCAATAGATACCGAAATCAACGGATTCGCCGTTCACAGTGTAAAGCACGGTCTCTCCTTCGTCCGCAGGGTTTCCTACCGGCGACCGGGTCATATGTCCGCAGGATGCCAAAAGCAGCGCCGCAGCGGCGAGGAGCGCAGTCACAGTTCGCCTCATAATCCCCTCCACGCTTCCTTGATGCGCCCTTTGAGCCCTTTGGTGGAAAGCAGGATCGCAAGGATGATGATAACTCCCTTAACGATCTGCTGGATATACGTAGGCACGCCTGTCAGGTTCAGCAGGTTTGCGACCGCCGTCATCAGCAATACGCCCACCACCGTGCCGATCACGCTTCCCTTGCCGCCCGAAAGGCTGGTGCCGCCGATTACAATGGCGGCGATGCTGTCGAGCGCCGCCGTGCTGCCCGCCACCGGATGCCCCACATACAGCCAGCATGCCGTCACAATTCCTGCCAGCGCCGCGCACACGCTGCATACGATATAAGTGACCATAATAATCCGCGTAGTGCGCACGCCCGCAAGGCGTGCGCCTTCAAAGCTGCTTCCCACGCTGTATACATACCGCCCGAAAGGCACGTAGCGCAGCACCACGGCCGAAAGCACGGCCAGCGCTGCAAAGAGCACGAACGGGCCGGGCACCGGCCCCACGTTGCCGTTCCCAAAAAAGTCGATCACCGGGCTCGTCACTGTGGTAAACTCCACGGGAATCCCGTCGCACAAAAGCAGCGCGAGCCCCCCGGTGACCGAAGAAGTCGCGAGCGTCATGATAAACGGCTGGATGCCGAAAAAGATGGCGCCGAACCCGTTGACGATTCCCACGATCGCACCGAGAAGCAGGGCGCACAGCACGGCAGCCCACAGCTCGTAACCGAATTTTGTAAGGATGGAAAAAACGATACCGGTAGCCGCAAGCACGCCGCCCACCGAAAGATCGATGCCGCCGGTGATGATGACGAACGTCATGCCGATGGCAATGATGCCTGTGGTGGAAGCCTGCCGGGCAACGTTCGTAATATTCTGTACGCTGAAAAACTGCGGTGCGAAGAGGGCGATCAACAGCAGCACGATAATGAGGAGCGCGATCATCGCGGCATTGTCCTTCAAAAAGCCCGTTACATTTTTTTGTATTTCCGCTCCCCCGCTGGTTGCTGCGCTGCGCCTGTTCATGATATGGCTACCCCTTTTACGCTCCTTTTTTGCTATTGTAGCAAATAAAATCCGGTAAAAAAACTAACATTCTTGCGGTCTTTCTCCTGGGCAAAAAAACAGCCGCTTCAGGGAGCGGCTGTTTTTAAGGAAAAAAGTAATCTTACGGCTTATAGCTGAACCGCGGGAAATTCGTCAGCGGTTCCATACCGTCCTTGTGCACGACGATCGGGTCTTCCGTGCGCACGCCTGTCAGGTTTTCGTCGATGGCGGACAGCTCATACGCGAACGTCTGTCCCTCCACGAGCACGTCGTCCGAATCCGGCCCGATAATCGGCATGGCTTCCTCGGGGTCCATGCCCGTTCCGTGCGGCCCCAGGCGGCCTTCGCTCGGGGATACGATGAATTGCGTGATGCCCTCCTTGTCGGCCGCCGCGCGGATGACCGCATCCGCTTCGCGTCCCGTCATGCCCGCGCAGATTTGCTCGAGTCCCGTTTCAAACACGCGGTTCAGCTTTTCAAGCAGCTCTACCTTTTCCTTCTGCACATCGCCAAACACATACGTCCTTGCGGAATCGGAGCAGTAATCGTTGATCCGGCAGCCGTGGTCCATCATCACGATATTGCCGCGCGTGATCTTTGTGTCCGTAGGGCGCTTGAAGAGGGAAAGCAGGTTGTCTGCCGTCTGTACCATAATATCGAAAGCGATGCTGTGCGCGCCGGACGCGAACATGGCCGCATAGACCAGGCTTTGCGCCTCTTTTTCGGTGATGCCGTCCTCCATCACGTCGTAAAGCATCTGCGCGCCAATATCCGCCACGCGTCCCGCCCTGCGCATGGTGCGCAGTTCCTTTTCCGTTTTGATGGATTTGTAGTATTCGATCATCTGGCTCTGTTTTATGTCCGCGTCCGGGATGCCCTTTTTGATTTCATCCCATATCTCAAGGTCGCAGTACGTATAGCCGCACAGCGCAACTTTTTTGAGCGGCTTTTTGGCGTTATAGTCCGCAAGGAAACGGCTCAGCTCGCCGCGTATCTCGCGGATATCGTCGCCCATGTACTTCATTGCGGATTCCTCGTGCGCCGAACGGATCTGGCTGTCAGGCAGGAAAAACACCGGGTCTGCCCCGGGGGCCAGGAATACGATCTCCGGCTGCGGGTATACCCCGTCGATAGTGCGGTAGTTGACCAGCCAGCGGATGTTGCTCATGCGGTAGCAGTCACCGAACACAAGCATCGCGTCCCAGCCCTCCTCTTCGATCTTACCTTTCACCTTCTCGGTGCGCGCTTTATATTCCGCGCCCGTGATCGTTTCGCCAAACCCATCCCAAATGCTCTCATTGATGAGCTGCTCGAACTTCGCGGGTAACATGTCTCTCGTTTTCTTTGCAATCATTTGTTTGCCTCCTGTTAGATTTTTTTTTATGATTGTTTGCTCAATGCAAATTGTTTGACAGAAGCGGTTTTCTCCTTTCCTTTCGGGCGGGGCCGTGCCCGGGTGCACAAAGGCCGCACCCGGACGCGCCCTTCCGCCTGCCGGTTAGTTGTAGCTTTCCTCCGCTGCAAGCGCCCAGTCCACATATGCCTCGGGGATATCGATGTTTTCGCTGTCCACAAGGATGGTGGGCACGTTGATGACCTTGTCGATGCTGTAGCCGAGAAGCTCGTGCATGAAGATCGCCTTGACCGCCTCGCGGCCCTGGTCCACGCTTCCCACGTCCACCGTCGCGGTGAGTCCGCCGCTCCTGATCTGTTCAAAGCCGGATTTCAGGCCGTCCGCGCCGACTACGATGATGCCTTCGCTGCCGTCCCACATTTTGAGACCCATCGCCTGCACCGCCTGTACGGCGCCCTGCGCCATCTCTTCGTTCTCGCCGTAGATGAAGTCCACGTCCGGGTTTGCCTGCAGGAGGTTTTCCGCCGCCGCCATACCTGAATCGCGCACATACTCGCCGCGCTGCTCACCGACGATCGTAAGGCCCGGATATTCGGATACCGCTTCCATGAAGCCCTCGCGGCGCGAGGTCGTCCAGTGGCCGTCGTTGCCGGAGATAAAGAGTATCTTGCCTTCGCCGCCGAGCTTTTCAGCCGCGTACTGGCCCACGAGGTAGCCCGATTGGCGCGCATTGTCGTAGCTGATGACGGAAGTCGCCTTGATGGTGTCAACATCCCACAGCTCCGCGGGCATGTTGAACAGGTACACTGCCGTGCCCGCCGCCGTCGCTTTTTCGTACACGGCGTTCATCGAATCGAAGTCGCCCGCCGTGCATACCAGCACCGCGTCGAATTCCTTGGTCGCCCAGTTTTCGATGGTCGAGACCTGCGATTCCACCGCGTCGTGCTCGCTCGGCGCCACGAACTCGAATTCAAAGTTCACGCCGAAGCGGTCGTGCAGCTCGTTCATCATGGTATAGGCCCCGTGCATGATGATATCGTAAAACTCGGATGCCGCCGGCGGAGTGAAGCCGATCTTGAAGGTCTTGCCTTCCACCTTGGCGCGTACCGCCGCTTCCCATTCCGGGTCGCCCCACTGCCATGTGCCGTCCGCAGCGGAAACGGCCGGTGTACCCGCGCCGGCCACGCCGCCGTCCGCAGCCGCAGCCGACGTCTGCGCCGGGCTGTCTACATTCCCGCAGCCCACAAGCGCTGCGCTCAGCGCCATGAGTACCGCAAGGGCAAGCCCTACCACTTTAAAATGCCTTTTTTTCATGTTCTTCCATTCCTCCTGTTATTTTATGTGCATACGCCGTATGCAAAAGCCTATCCTTTTTTATTGCGGTGGCTCAGGAACTCCACCGCCACCACGATCAATATGATGATGCCCTTTACAATCGTTTCCCAGTCCGGGTCCACGTTCAGCAGGTTCAGCGCGTTGCTGATAAGATAGATGATGAACGCCCCCAGCACCGTGCCGACAAGCGTTCCCCTGCCGCCCGAAAGGCTGGTGCCGCCGATAATCGCCGCCGCGATCGCGTCGAGCTCATAGCCCTTGCCCATTTCAGGATGCACCGTTTCCAGGCGGGACGCGAGCGTAATCCCCGCGATTGCCGCCATCAGGCCGGACAGCGCGTAAACCTTGATTAAAAGCTTATCCGTATCGATGCCCGACACCCTTGCCGATTCCTCGTTGCTGCCATACGCCGTCACATGCCGTCCGAACGCCGTACACCGGTACACGAATTGCAGGATCACGAAAGCCACGATGGCAATCACGATGGGGAACTGCAGTCCGAAGACGTCCCCCTGCCCGATGAAGCGGAAGCCGCCCACCATATAGTTGCGGAAGGGGATTGAGTTCGTCCACACATACATGACCCCGCGCCCGATACTCATGGTGGCGAGCGTGGCGATGAAGGGCGTGATGCGCAGCTTGGTTATCATCAGGCCGTTACCCGCGCCCACAAGGATGCCCACAAGGACGCCCGCAATGATCGCCGGAACGATATTGACGTTCATGGAAAGCAACCAGCCTGCCATGCCGCCCGAAAGAGCGAGCATCACGCCTACCGAAAGGTCGATGCCGCCGGTGGTGAGCACGAACGTCATGCCGAAGCCCAGGAGCATGATGAATACCGACTGGCGGAATACGTTGGTGAGGTTCGACACCGAAAGGAAGCTGTCCGAAAGGAAGGACATCACAACCATCATGACGATGACGAAGATCAGCAGGCCGAGAAGCTGCCGGTCTATTTTCTTTTTTGCTTTTACTGCAAGAGGCGCAGCCGTTTCATTGTTTTTCATATGCCCTCCTTCCTAGACCCGCTGCGCTTTGCGCGACGTAAACCGTTCAAGCGCCACGGCGATGATGATGATCGCGCCGACGATGATCTGGCGGTAGAACTGGTTTACCGATAAAAGGTCGAGTCCATTTGAAATCATGCCGAGGATCACCGCGCCGATGATCGCGCCGACAATGCTGCCCTTGCCGCCCGCCATACTGGTGCCGCCGATGACCGCCGCCGCGATCGCGTCCATTTCATAGCCGCCGCCCATTTCGGACTGCACGGCCGTAAGCCGCGCCGCAAGGAGAATTCCGGACAGCGCCGCGAGCAGGCCGGAAAGCATGTATACGCCCACCGTAACCTTGTCGCACGATACGCCGGACAAAAACGCGACTTCGCGGTTTGAGCC
It encodes the following:
- a CDS encoding tyrosine-type recombinase/integrase, whose amino-acid sequence is MDRKENKDNRKAKRGAQGGGSMRKRADGTWEARYTVGRDPGTGKQIQKSVYGKTQTEVRKKLRQVTTEIDNGIYIESVKMMFGQWLDIWLKEYTGNLKPLTLKSYVTQIEKHIKPSLGAVKLQALNTPTIQAFYNKVHRGTNDTVGLSAKTIKNLHGVVHKALSQAMEIGYVKFNASDACKLPRVEKKEIKPLENDEMSAFLQAIQGHPYETIYLVDLFTGLRQSEILGLTWDCIDFDKRTIYVYRQLQKIQGVYQFLPLKNNKARTISPASTVMQALKAQRLRQSEWRLKAGAAWQPWEGNQLVFTNEIGGHLAHFTVYKHYKKIVRDLNIPDARFHDLRHTYAVASLQAGDDVKTVQENLGHHTAAFTLDQYGHVTERMKKESADRMEKFIREIRTE
- a CDS encoding serine/threonine-protein kinase — protein: MENFQNFKKKYLDFTPLARGGQKQVYKAESSKYGNVVVKLYFNVGDPRSEREIDIGLNKNFNNVPKIFETGYLEIEGEKTLYIVEQRVNGELLRAKIQRNDYLNLKEAVIFLEQGLTFIEQLEKENIVHRDIKPENIIVDNNGIVYFLDFGIARVLGQPSLTQTEAMFGPHTPGYAAPEQFNNLKSNIDSRTDLFSIGVVTYECITERVIIPFAKELEMRWKCFREQRL
- a CDS encoding substrate-binding domain-containing protein, encoding MRRTVTALLAAAALLLASCGHMTRSPVGNPADEGETVLYTVNGESVDFGIYCSETAAGTLVPEKPLGEYTGTMGVIVSSMRFPYGGGTKVMAEETLEKYFPNMDYVIGNGDGDPVTQSALIDDYIARGIDVLVIDPVEKEAMVPAFERLKEAGIPVVCVDRYVPADFESVVKADDVKIGQKAGEAMVELLGGKGKVVEIQGAPAASNTNDRHIGFAQGIAGSQIEVIAAPYADFLQTRGLGEMEDLLQRFPDDGDIDAIFSQSDVMTMGIIQALKAAGRDIPIVSIDAQESALGAVQAGDIDAVVAYPIPMPAGIFAGVKVMEGEEIPGYIELECPVITTENVGEYIGHSGY
- a CDS encoding ABC transporter permease, which produces MNRRSAATSGGAEIQKNVTGFLKDNAAMIALLIIVLLLIALFAPQFFSVQNITNVARQASTTGIIAIGMTFVIITGGIDLSVGGVLAATGIVFSILTKFGYELWAAVLCALLLGAIVGIVNGFGAIFFGIQPFIMTLATSSVTGGLALLLCDGIPVEFTTVTSPVIDFFGNGNVGPVPGPFVLFAALAVLSAVVLRYVPFGRYVYSVGSSFEGARLAGVRTTRIIMVTYIVCSVCAALAGIVTACWLYVGHPVAGSTAALDSIAAIVIGGTSLSGGKGSVIGTVVGVLLMTAVANLLNLTGVPTYIQQIVKGVIIILAILLSTKGLKGRIKEAWRGL
- a CDS encoding M24 family metallopeptidase, translated to MIAKKTRDMLPAKFEQLINESIWDGFGETITGAEYKARTEKVKGKIEEEGWDAMLVFGDCYRMSNIRWLVNYRTIDGVYPQPEIVFLAPGADPVFFLPDSQIRSAHEESAMKYMGDDIREIRGELSRFLADYNAKKPLKKVALCGYTYCDLEIWDEIKKGIPDADIKQSQMIEYYKSIKTEKELRTMRRAGRVADIGAQMLYDVMEDGITEKEAQSLVYAAMFASGAHSIAFDIMVQTADNLLSLFKRPTDTKITRGNIVMMDHGCRINDYCSDSARTYVFGDVQKEKVELLEKLNRVFETGLEQICAGMTGREADAVIRAAADKEGITQFIVSPSEGRLGPHGTGMDPEEAMPIIGPDSDDVLVEGQTFAYELSAIDENLTGVRTEDPIVVHKDGMEPLTNFPRFSYKP
- a CDS encoding sugar ABC transporter substrate-binding protein; amino-acid sequence: MKKRHFKVVGLALAVLMALSAALVGCGNVDSPAQTSAAAADGGVAGAGTPAVSAADGTWQWGDPEWEAAVRAKVEGKTFKIGFTPPAASEFYDIIMHGAYTMMNELHDRFGVNFEFEFVAPSEHDAVESQVSTIENWATKEFDAVLVCTAGDFDSMNAVYEKATAAGTAVYLFNMPAELWDVDTIKATSVISYDNARQSGYLVGQYAAEKLGGEGKILFISGNDGHWTTSRREGFMEAVSEYPGLTIVGEQRGEYVRDSGMAAAENLLQANPDVDFIYGENEEMAQGAVQAVQAMGLKMWDGSEGIIVVGADGLKSGFEQIRSGGLTATVDVGSVDQGREAVKAIFMHELLGYSIDKVINVPTILVDSENIDIPEAYVDWALAAEESYN
- a CDS encoding ABC transporter permease — protein: MKNNETAAPLAVKAKKKIDRQLLGLLIFVIVMMVVMSFLSDSFLSVSNLTNVFRQSVFIMLLGFGMTFVLTTGGIDLSVGVMLALSGGMAGWLLSMNVNIVPAIIAGVLVGILVGAGNGLMITKLRITPFIATLATMSIGRGVMYVWTNSIPFRNYMVGGFRFIGQGDVFGLQFPIVIAIVAFVILQFVYRCTAFGRHVTAYGSNEESARVSGIDTDKLLIKVYALSGLMAAIAGITLASRLETVHPEMGKGYELDAIAAAIIGGTSLSGGRGTLVGTVLGAFIIYLISNALNLLNVDPDWETIVKGIIILIVVAVEFLSHRNKKG